One window of the Cryptomeria japonica chromosome 7, Sugi_1.0, whole genome shotgun sequence genome contains the following:
- the LOC131064370 gene encoding protein NRT1/ PTR FAMILY 5.3 produces the protein MSSFETEKEKENIVLDGSVDLRGRPVERAKTGGIKACSFLVGYEFCERLAFGGIWANLVIYLTTKLHEGTVSASRNVTVWTGTMWSMSIIAAYIADTHWGRYWTFLAFSSVYIVAMGLLALAVSLPSLRPPPCSSGEGCQKASNLQIGIFYLALYLVAVGAGGIKPNISTFGADQFDEFDPKEKSHKNRFFNWWMFTIFFGSLFGKTFLIYIEDNVGFGVSYGVITAALIISGIVFLIGTPFYRHKIVAGSPLKRMGKVFMRVIRNWKVKAPSDPSTLYEVDPKEYIAKGRYPIAHTSALRFLDKAAIVKDGNVSSKISTVTEVEETKLMIGMLPIWVATITPSILGPQAGTLFVKQSETLNRHLGSSFQIPAASVTAFLTLSMLITTLIYDRLLVPILRKYTGNPKGTSALQRMGVGMAMQVVAMLVAVAVEIKRLEAVKDGGLQNNKRGIVHKSIFTLLPQFILLGIADAFLDIGKIEFFYDQAPESMQSMGTALYTSSNGVGAFFSSFVITAVSNFTARGGRKGWIVNNTNASRLDYYYAFLAVLLLMNVLFFMFVSYVYAYKREITEAFREHSEKAMIDTDVNGPSLKGEHNGSDPIQL, from the exons ATGTCATCATTTGaaacagaaaaagaaaaagaaaacattgTACTTGATGGATCTGTTGATCTGCGAGGGAGGCCTGTTGAGAGAGCAAAGACAGGAGGAATTAAAGCATGCTCTTTTTTAGTTG GGTATGAGTTCTGTGAGAGGCTGGCTTTTGGTGGGATTTGGGCTAATCTGGTAATTTATCTCACAACTAAACTACATGAAGGGACTGTTTCTGCCTCAAGAAATGTCACTGTCTGGACTGGCACCATGTGGAGCATGTCCATCATTGCAGCTTATATTGCTGATACACATTGGGGTCGCTACTGGACCTTCCTGGCTTTTTCCTCTGTCTATATAGTG GCAATGGGGCTTTTGGCATTAGCTGTGTCGTTGCCATCTTTAAGACCGCCTCCTTGCTCATCAGGTGAAGGCTGCCAAAAAGCTTCTAATCTTCAGATTGGAATATTTTACCTAGCCTTATATCTTGTAGCAGTGGGTGCTGGTGGAATCAAACCAAACATCTCCACTTTTGGTGCAGATCAGTTCGATGAGTTTGACCCCAAAGAAAAGTCCCACAAAAACCGATTCTTCAACTGGTGGATGTTCACCATATTCTTCGGAAGTCTGTTTGGAAAAACATTCCTGATTTACATAGAAGACAATGTGGGCTTTGGCGTGAGCTATGGAGTCATCACAGCAGCACTCATCATCTCAGGCATTGTCTTCTTGATTGGAACTCCTTTTTACAGACATAAAATAGTGGCTGGCAGCCCTCTAAAGCGAATGGGTAAGGTATTTATGAGGGTGATCAGGAACTGGAAAGTGAAAGCTCCTTCAGATCCTTCTACCCTTTACGAAGTAGATCCCAAAGAATATATTGCCAAAGGCAGATATCCCATCGCTCATACTTCAGCTTTGAG ATTTCTTGACAAGGCAGCAATTGTAAAAGACGGAAACGTTTCTTCAAAGATTTCAACTGTGACAGAAGTTGAGGAAACAAAACTGATGATTGGAATGCTTCCAATTTGGGTTGCTACAATCACACCCAGCATTCTGGGACCACAAGCTGGCACTCTGTTTGTAAAACAGTCAGAAACACTGAACAGACATTTGGGCTCCTCCTTCCAAATCCCAGCAGCCAGTGTCACAGCTTTCCTCACTCTATCCATGCTCATAACCACCCTAATCTATGATAGGCTCCTAGTGCCCATTCTGAGAAAATACACAGGAAATCCCAAAGGCACAAGTGCACTACAGAGGATGGGAGTGGGAATGGCAATGCAGGTTGTTGCCATGCTAGTGGCTGTGGCCGTAGAAATCAAACGACTTGAAGCAGTTAAAGATGGTGGGCTTCAAAACAACAAGAGGGGAATTGTTCACAAAAGTATTTTCACCTTACTTCCACAGTTTATACTGTTGGGCATAGCTGATGCGTTTCTTGATATAGGTAAAATAGAATTCTTTTATGATCAAGCCCCGGAGAGCATGCAGAGCATGGGGACTGCACTGTATACAAGCTCTAATGGCGTGGGTGCCTTCTTCAGCAGCTTTGTTATTACAGCAGTGAGTAACTTCACAGCAAGAGGAGGACGCAAAGGATGGATTGTCAATAATACAAATGCATCCCGTCTGGATTACTATTACGCATTCTTGGCTGTTCTGCTCTTAATGAATGTGCTGTTCTTCATGTTTGTTTCGTATGTGTATGCATACAAGAGAGAAATCACGGAGGCTTTTAGGGAACATTCTGAGAAAGCCATGATTGATACTGATGTCAATGGCCCCAGCTTGAAAGGAGAACATAATGGATCAGACCCCATCCAGTTGTAG